The DNA sequence AATCGGATGCATCCGAAACGATTCGTCATGCATCCACAAGCCCGTCAAGGTTTGTGGCGAAATATGAAGCGGTAACACTCGTTCTGCCAGAGATTGAGGCAGGTATAGCCTCCCCTTGAGAAGCGCACGAGGTTCCCACTCTGTGGATGCATACTTCTCATAGGAAAGAAAGGCCTCAGATTGAGTCATCAAGGTTTGATGAGCAATCATATTCCTGAGCTTTTTTCCTAGGGTATCTTTGGGATTTGGACCAATCCAAGCGTCCCAATTCTCCCAATCCGCCCCCAAAAGCAAATAGAATTTTACAGCCACCTCCAAGTGGATGTGCCGCCCACTGGGGAGATGGACATACAGAAAGTCTATCTCCCCAATGGTTTTTTTGGCTTCTCGAATTTGGAGGCTATGGGCCACTAGCTCGTAGGAAGGATGATACGCTATCCAGAAATGGATGAGCGATTCGAAGTATAGCCCAAGGCGATAGCTACGGAGATGGTGTCGGATGAAATCTTCAAGGATGGAAGGGCGCTCATCCAATTGACGAAGCAATTTCAAATCCTCTTCCAGGGAGGTGTCGCCTATTCCAGCTTGCACAAACAGGGAAGGGGAAACCTCCGGCAATTCCTGAATCAGACTTGGGCTTAGCAGCGCCCAAGCGAGATCTTGTACGATTGAGTGTTGGAAGGTTAATATTTGATCCAATAGTACAGCATCTTGATATACTCGTTGTTGACAAAGATCAAGCTCGTCTCGAACTCCCACCAACGGTCGATGTCATAGTCCAAAGGATCTGCACCGACTACTACCACATCAATTCCATCCGATTTGAACTTTTGAAAGAAAACACTGCGGATTCTCCGGGTGTGGAATTTGGAGGAAATGATCATGACTTTGTGAAGATCCTCGCGATTGGCATATCCTAAAATAGCTTCCGATTCCTCCCAAGTACTGCTTCCTTGCTCCAAAATGAATACATCTGTAGTATCCACTCCAAGATCAAGCAATATTTTCGCAGATAATTGAGCATCGGGTATAGGATTGCCGATTCCTGCCAATGCCGGATTCACGTTGGACCCTACAGCAACAATTCGCTCACTCAGACCTTCTCGCCAATATTCTGCAGCCAAAGGGGCACGCTCTAGCGATAATCCAGACAGGACAAAAATGGCATCCACTGGTTGAGGTGTGTCCTCGCTGATAAGTACCCCTCCAATCCCTTTCATGATGGGTACTCGTAAAGCAAACAGTAGCACTCCCAAAATGGCCAATGCCAAAAACCATCTGAGTAACCGCTTCAAGAATTTCATGGGGTCAATTTAAGGCTATTCTACAAAAAATCGGGAGCCCGGATAAGCAGGCTCCCGAAACAAATATATCTTGCCAGACATTATTTTGCCAATTCAGCAAAATTTTTGTGGAACAAAGGAATCGTCTCAATACCCTTGAGGTAATTGAAAACGCCATAGTGCTCGTTAGGGGAATGAATGGCGTCAGAGTCCAATCCAAAGCCCATCAGCACGGTGTCCAATCCCAGCACCTCTTGGAAGAGCGCTACAATCGGAATAGAGCCCCCTTCACGTGTAGGGATAGGAGTTTTTCCAAAGGAAGTCTCCATCGCCTTCGCGGCAGCTTTGTAGCCGGGAGTTTCAGTGGAAACAACAGCCGCTTCACCTCCATGATGAGGCCTTACCTCTACTTTCACGCTGCTAGGAGCGATTTTCTGGAAGTGCTTGACAAACAGATCGGTGATTTCATCAGATACCTGATGAGGGACTAGACGCATGGAAATCTTGGCAAATGCCTTGGAAGGAAGCACCGTTTTGGCACCTTCTCCAATATATCCACCCCAGATACCATTGACATCCAACGTAGGGCGGATAGATGCGCGCTCAAGCTCTGAGTAGCCTTTTTCACCGCCTGTATCAGCCATATCCAAATCAGCAAGGTAGGCAGCGCGATCGAATGGACGACGACCCATTTCTTCACGATACTCAGCAGAAAGTTCTTCTACCTTGTCGTAGAAACCTTCTACGGTGATTTTTCCAGTCTCAGGATCCTTGAGAGAAGCAATCATCTCACAAAGGATATTGATTGGATTGTCAATGGCTCCACCATATACACCGGAGTGAAGGTCGCGATTGGGGCCTGTAACCTCTACTTCCACGTATGATAGGCCTCGGAGTCCCACGGTGATGGAAGGAACATCGTTGGCAATCATGGAGGTATCAGAAACCAAGATGATATCCGCACTCAACATGTCTTTGTACTTGCGCACAAATTCTTCCAAGTGATCGGAACCAATTTCCTCTTCGCCTTCCACGATGAATTTGACGTTGCAAGGGAGCTCGCCCCCCTGATTCAGTACCTCGATGGCTTTCAGGTGCATGTAGGCTTGTCCTTTGTCATCACAAGCACCACGCGCGTAGATTTTGCCATCCTTTACGACAGGCTCGAAAGGTGGGCTGTCCCAAAGCTCAATCGGATCTGGTGGCTGCACGTCATAGTGCCCATACACCAAAATCGTCGGGCGATTGTCGTCAATGATTTTTTCGGCATAGACGATAGGATGACCTTCTGTAGGATACACTTCTACACGGTCCATATTCAATTCCCCGAATCGGCTCACCAACCAGTCTGCTGCCTTTTGAACATCAGCTTGGTATGCAGAATCAGCACTAACACTCGGGATTTTCAGAAAGTCAAACAATTCGTTCAGGAATTTCTCCTGATTTTGTTCGATATAAGATTTGATCGCTTCCATAGAGGAATCAAGTTGGTTTTTGAGGGATTTCAAATCTACACATTTTCATGTGCTCGCGTACCATTCTCCATGATTTTGGGGAGAAAATCGAAGGTATTTCCTCAAGAACCTTGCTGTTTGATCCAAATTTCACTTGCCGTCCAATCGTTACCTTCACATTTCACGAGATATGCACCGCTTGGAAGATTCTCCATCGAAAGAGCCATTTGATCATTTGCAGGCTCCCAAGTCGTGGAAATGATCTTGCGTCCCATCATGTCCAATACCTGCACCTTCACGGAGCCAAGTCGAGAGACATGAGGAGCCTCAATGGCTAAGGTCAATCTTGAATCCCCGGGATTGGGAAACAACTTGAGTAAATGGGGAATTTGTTCAAAGGGACCTGCGATAGAGGTTGCATTTCCTCCCAAGTAGATGGCAATGCCTCCCCTGGCGTTTCCTACAGCCATGTCCAGTCGCCCATCTTGGTCGATATCAGCCATATCAAGGGAAACTCTCGCTCCTTCCTCAATCATGCCAAACGTAGAATCCGTGAGGGGGAAAGCTCCTCCCGCAAATTGTTCAATGTTTTCATATTGATACAGCCCCCCATTTTCGGCCCCCACAATCATCTGGTAATTCCCTTCAGAATCTTCATAGATGGCAGGAACACTATATCCCGAACAGCAGCTTTCCATCACATCCACTTGACCGAAGTCGGCATCTTGAAGCGGAAAACTTGGCTGTAGAATGGTTCCGAGGTTTTCGAAGTAATTGAGATTGCCCGCTTTTTCGCCAATCAATAGATCCATTTTGCCATCTCGGTTATAGTCCAAAATAACCGGAGCGGCATCTTGTCCTACATCGATTCCAAATGCCTGTGGGATTTCCAGTTGAAATTGAGGCACCTGACCTGATGGAGCCACATTTCTGAAAAAATGGACCTTCCCGCTGATATCTCCGATGAGCATGTCGGGATCATTATCCCCATCGAGATCCCCAAATGCTGGGTGCATCCCAAAAACCGGAGGATTGAAAGTGTCAGATAGACTTAACCAATCTGGAGTAATGAGTTCGAAAGCAGGATCGGTGGCTGTACCAATATTTTCAAAGAGTGCAAGACTGCTGAATTCCATTCCCGCTTCTGCCCGGGTGAGGTAATTCCCTACGATTAGGTCTAGCAATCCATCAGCATTGTGATCAAACCAAACAGGATTGCTGAATTCTCCCAGATCGATCATTTCTCCCACCAGAAAATCGGTCTGTTGAAGGGAAAACTGGTGATTTTGGTTGCTGCCTTCATTTTGGTAGAACCAGACATTATCCACGTTGATGGAAATATTCGCAGCATTGGGAGCCGCAATCAGATCATTTGCGCCATCGTGATCTACATCTAGATAAAAGGTCGCGGGAAATTGGCGGATGTCAACCGGTACATCACTCAGCGGAAAATTGGCTTCCCAGGCATCCATTTGGGCTGCTTGGGGAGTTCCATCATTGTGGACATATACTACATCACTGTTGTTGAGATCTCCCAAAAGCAACTCGAAGGCTCCGTCTCCTTCCTGGTCATAAGCGGTCAATGTAGACCCTGCATGCCGATTGGCTCCTGATTGCAGATTGGGATTTCCCCGACAGGAAAGGCCCAGTGTCAATTCATTGCTCAATCCCGCCTCGGAAAATCCGCCCCAACAATCAGAGCCCAAGATGAAGGTGAGGGTATCGCAATCTCCATTGGGATGCACGCCTTTGAACCATCTTACAAACGTCCCCTGAAAATCGAAGGTCAGGATATCCAATACCTGATCCCCATCAATATCCGTGATAGCCGGAACATCGGTCCCTGCTACAAATATCTGGGTGGTGTCCACACGTAGGAGTGAGTCAGCACGGTAGTATTTCTGTCCTGAAAGGGAAGAGTCAAAAACATAAAGTGCGATTCCGTTAGAGTCTGGGTAGGAAGTGAAGATGTCGGGATGACCGTCGCAATTGGCATCCGCGAACCTTACCCAGTTTCTCAGTTCTCGCGGGAATTGGCTGCGGTATTCCGGTGCATAATGGTACTCTCCTCCGTCCCAGAGGAATGGGATTAGGAATTGCCCTGCACGATCAAAGACCACCAGATCGAGGGTATCATCTCCGTTGAGGAATGTTTGAGAAAATTGAGGCTGGTTGAATCCTCCCGCGAAGGGAGACGAAATGTCACCTTCAGCATTCGAGAAAGGTATATCTGTGGCTAGGTGGAAATTTTGGGCCCATGATCGGGTAGGGGAGACCAAGGAGGTCAACAGCAGCAAAAATAAGAATCTCATAAGGCAGGGTTAGGGCGTCACGAGGCGGATGCTCCCAAATGACGCACTGCCTCGAATGTTCCATACTCACGCTCCAGATTGGAAGCTAGAACAAATATACGGTCTCCCAAGTAATCTTCCACCAATTGGAGCATTCGGCTTGCATTGCCTGCATCCATATTGCTCGTGGGTTCATCCAAGATGAGCACTTCAGACTTGGAGAAAAGTGCCAAGCCCACCTTTGCCCGTTGCATCATCCCAGACGAATAGAACTTCAGGGGTTTGTGGGAATGAGTCCCCAATTGCAGCAATTCAATGGCGTCTTGAGGAGCGTCGAGCAGGCATTCCTTGAAAGTGAAATGCAGCTCAAGCATCTCGGGGAAAGTCAGGTCTTCATACAGGTCGATGTAGGGGCCTGACCAACTGATGTATTGATATGCTTGCTGAAGAGAAAGGGGGGCTCCCGCTTTGGAGTAGGAAACTTTGCCTTCCGACGGGGCCATCTGTCCAGCAATAATCCGAATCAAAGTGGACTTGCCGGAGCCGTTATGCCCCACCAAAGCAAGACGCCGGTTGTCCTGGAAATCGTGGTGGATTTCTTTGAACAACCAGCGTTTGTAGAACTTTTTACCGACTCCTTCGAGTCGAATATTGAAGCGATCAGTCAAATCGTCAATTTTCAGAAGCGTTTTTTTCTA is a window from the Pontibacter sp. G13 genome containing:
- a CDS encoding DUF1853 family protein; translation: MDQILTFQHSIVQDLAWALLSPSLIQELPEVSPSLFVQAGIGDTSLEEDLKLLRQLDERPSILEDFIRHHLRSYRLGLYFESLIHFWIAYHPSYELVAHSLQIREAKKTIGEIDFLYVHLPSGRHIHLEVAVKFYLLLGADWENWDAWIGPNPKDTLGKKLRNMIAHQTLMTQSEAFLSYEKYASTEWEPRALLKGRLYLPQSLAERVLPLHISPQTLTGLWMHDESFRMHPIAQDGLPLDRKEWMKGIGNMDDYQRSIPSKLTKPLQFQSLSDRTQFVFAMPSGWPANP
- a CDS encoding YdcF family protein, whose translation is MKFLKRLLRWFLALAILGVLLFALRVPIMKGIGGVLISEDTPQPVDAIFVLSGLSLERAPLAAEYWREGLSERIVAVGSNVNPALAGIGNPIPDAQLSAKILLDLGVDTTDVFILEQGSSTWEESEAILGYANREDLHKVMIISSKFHTRRIRSVFFQKFKSDGIDVVVVGADPLDYDIDRWWEFETSLIFVNNEYIKMLYYWIKY
- a CDS encoding dipeptidase, yielding MEAIKSYIEQNQEKFLNELFDFLKIPSVSADSAYQADVQKAADWLVSRFGELNMDRVEVYPTEGHPIVYAEKIIDDNRPTILVYGHYDVQPPDPIELWDSPPFEPVVKDGKIYARGACDDKGQAYMHLKAIEVLNQGGELPCNVKFIVEGEEEIGSDHLEEFVRKYKDMLSADIILVSDTSMIANDVPSITVGLRGLSYVEVEVTGPNRDLHSGVYGGAIDNPINILCEMIASLKDPETGKITVEGFYDKVEELSAEYREEMGRRPFDRAAYLADLDMADTGGEKGYSELERASIRPTLDVNGIWGGYIGEGAKTVLPSKAFAKISMRLVPHQVSDEITDLFVKHFQKIAPSSVKVEVRPHHGGEAAVVSTETPGYKAAAKAMETSFGKTPIPTREGGSIPIVALFQEVLGLDTVLMGFGLDSDAIHSPNEHYGVFNYLKGIETIPLFHKNFAELAK
- a CDS encoding FG-GAP-like repeat-containing protein, with amino-acid sequence MRFLFLLLLTSLVSPTRSWAQNFHLATDIPFSNAEGDISSPFAGGFNQPQFSQTFLNGDDTLDLVVFDRAGQFLIPFLWDGGEYHYAPEYRSQFPRELRNWVRFADANCDGHPDIFTSYPDSNGIALYVFDSSLSGQKYYRADSLLRVDTTQIFVAGTDVPAITDIDGDQVLDILTFDFQGTFVRWFKGVHPNGDCDTLTFILGSDCWGGFSEAGLSNELTLGLSCRGNPNLQSGANRHAGSTLTAYDQEGDGAFELLLGDLNNSDVVYVHNDGTPQAAQMDAWEANFPLSDVPVDIRQFPATFYLDVDHDGANDLIAAPNAANISINVDNVWFYQNEGSNQNHQFSLQQTDFLVGEMIDLGEFSNPVWFDHNADGLLDLIVGNYLTRAEAGMEFSSLALFENIGTATDPAFELITPDWLSLSDTFNPPVFGMHPAFGDLDGDNDPDMLIGDISGKVHFFRNVAPSGQVPQFQLEIPQAFGIDVGQDAAPVILDYNRDGKMDLLIGEKAGNLNYFENLGTILQPSFPLQDADFGQVDVMESCCSGYSVPAIYEDSEGNYQMIVGAENGGLYQYENIEQFAGGAFPLTDSTFGMIEEGARVSLDMADIDQDGRLDMAVGNARGGIAIYLGGNATSIAGPFEQIPHLLKLFPNPGDSRLTLAIEAPHVSRLGSVKVQVLDMMGRKIISTTWEPANDQMALSMENLPSGAYLVKCEGNDWTASEIWIKQQGS
- a CDS encoding ATP-binding cassette domain-containing protein, with product MTDRFNIRLEGVGKKFYKRWLFKEIHHDFQDNRRLALVGHNGSGKSTLIRIIAGQMAPSEGKVSYSKAGAPLSLQQAYQYISWSGPYIDLYEDLTFPEMLELHFTFKECLLDAPQDAIELLQLGTHSHKPLKFYSSGMMQRAKVGLALFSKSEVLILDEPTSNMDAGNASRMLQLVEDYLGDRIFVLASNLEREYGTFEAVRHLGASAS